A single genomic interval of Mycolicibacterium holsaticum DSM 44478 = JCM 12374 harbors:
- a CDS encoding NAD(P)H-dependent glycerol-3-phosphate dehydrogenase, producing MVKAAVMGAGAWGTALAKVLADAGTEVRLWARRPELADEINTTHRNTAYLGDTPLPPSIRATSDPADALFGACTVLLAVPAQTLRANLEQWKDALGDDVTLVSLAKGIELDTLMRMSQVIIQVTGADPARVAAVTGPNLASEIVEEQPAATVVACSDSGRAVALQRAMSTGYFRPYTNADVIGAEVGGACKNVIALACGMAAGVGLGENTAAAIITRGLAEIMRLGIALGAKPATLAGLAGIGDLVATCTSPQSRNRSFGVRLGRGGTMESALQAAGGQIAEGVASCQSVLALAQSYDVEMPLTDAVVRVCHKGLSVDEAVALLLGRSTKPE from the coding sequence GTGGTCAAGGCGGCGGTGATGGGTGCCGGTGCGTGGGGAACTGCGCTGGCCAAGGTGCTGGCCGACGCCGGCACCGAGGTGAGGTTGTGGGCACGTCGTCCCGAGCTGGCCGACGAGATCAACACCACGCACCGCAACACCGCTTACCTCGGGGACACCCCGCTGCCGCCCTCGATCCGCGCGACCAGCGACCCGGCCGACGCGCTTTTCGGCGCCTGCACCGTCCTGCTGGCGGTGCCGGCGCAGACGCTGCGCGCCAACCTCGAGCAGTGGAAAGACGCCCTCGGCGACGACGTGACGTTGGTGAGCTTGGCCAAGGGCATCGAACTGGACACCCTGATGCGGATGAGCCAGGTGATCATCCAGGTCACCGGCGCCGACCCGGCACGCGTCGCCGCGGTCACCGGCCCGAACCTGGCCAGCGAGATCGTCGAGGAGCAACCGGCCGCCACCGTCGTGGCCTGCAGCGACTCCGGGCGTGCGGTCGCGTTGCAGCGCGCCATGTCCACCGGTTACTTCCGCCCGTACACCAACGCCGACGTCATCGGCGCCGAGGTCGGCGGTGCGTGCAAGAACGTCATCGCGCTGGCGTGCGGCATGGCCGCCGGTGTCGGGCTGGGGGAGAACACCGCGGCCGCCATCATCACCCGGGGTCTCGCCGAGATCATGCGGCTGGGAATAGCGTTGGGCGCCAAGCCTGCCACACTGGCCGGGCTGGCGGGCATCGGAGATCTGGTCGCCACGTGTACCTCACCGCAGTCGCGCAACCGTTCCTTCGGCGTCCGTCTCGGCCGCGGGGGCACGATGGAATCGGCGTTGCAGGCCGCAGGCGGTCAGATCGCCGAAGGCGTCGCATCGTGTCAGTCGGTGCTGGCGCTGGCGCAGAGTTACGACGTGGAAATGCCGCTCACCGACGCCGTTGTGCGGGTGTGCCACAAGGGTTTGTCGGTCGACGAGGCGGTCGCGCTGCTGCTCGGGCGTAGCACGAAGCCGGAGTAA
- the cofC gene encoding 2-phospho-L-lactate guanylyltransferase, producing MSGSLEGDIGLVIAVKRLGAAKTRLAPVFSAGTRENVVLAMLVDTITAASAVRAVRAITVVTPDDVAADAARQLGAGVLTDPTPAGHRDPLNNAITVAEAAVRGETPNVVVLQGDLPALQPQELADAIDAGRRHRRSFVGDRHGTGTSALLAFGVELTPRFGPDSAQRHRNSGAIELTGAWPGLRCDIDTPDDLLIARRLGVGAATATAIGSAR from the coding sequence ATGAGCGGGTCACTCGAGGGCGACATCGGACTGGTGATCGCCGTCAAACGACTCGGCGCCGCCAAGACGCGACTGGCTCCGGTGTTCTCCGCGGGCACCCGGGAAAACGTGGTGCTGGCCATGTTGGTCGACACGATCACCGCCGCATCGGCGGTGCGCGCGGTGCGCGCGATCACCGTCGTCACACCCGATGACGTCGCCGCCGACGCCGCCCGTCAGCTCGGCGCAGGTGTGCTCACCGATCCGACGCCGGCGGGTCATCGCGACCCGTTGAACAACGCCATCACCGTCGCCGAGGCCGCGGTGCGCGGCGAAACACCCAATGTTGTTGTGCTTCAAGGTGATCTGCCCGCTCTGCAACCGCAGGAGCTTGCCGATGCGATTGACGCCGGCCGCAGGCACCGCCGCAGTTTCGTGGGTGACCGGCATGGCACCGGCACGTCGGCCCTGCTCGCGTTCGGGGTGGAGTTGACGCCGCGGTTCGGCCCTGATTCGGCTCAACGCCATCGCAACTCCGGTGCCATCGAGTTGACCGGGGCATGGCCCGGCCTGCGGTGCGACATCGACACCCCCGACGATCTGCTGATCGCCCGTCGCCTCGGCGTCGGTGCGGCGACCGCAACCGCGATAGGTTCGGCGCGCTGA
- a CDS encoding RNA degradosome polyphosphate kinase, protein MTEAELQIRAENAGSTSKTASAAPSDADSTRPARPFSADSAPKAPPAATSPTVEDALPEDRYLNRELSWLDFNARVLALAADTSLPLLERAKFLAIFASNLDEFYMVRVAGLKRRHEMGLSVRSADGLSPREQLRRISERTQQIAGRHAHVFLDSVRPALADEGIVIVTWSQLDEDERTRLSTYFHEQVFPVLTPLAVDPAHPFPFVSGLSLNLAITVKHPDDGGQHFARIKVPDNVDRFVELGGREGSPHVARFLPMEELIAAFLPVLFPGMEIVEHHAFRITRNADFEVEEDRDEDLLQALERELARRRFGSPVRLEVSDDMTEGMLELLLRELEVDTGDVIEVPGLLDLSALWQVYRLDRPALKDRPFVPATPPAFGERETPKSIFSTLRDGDVLVHHPYDSFSTTVQRFIEQAAADPNVLAIKQTLYRTSGDSPIVNSLIDAAEAGKQVVALVEIKARFDEQANIKWARTLEQAGVHVVYGLVGLKTHCKTALVVRREGSTIRRYCHIGTGNYNSKTARLYEDIGLLTAAPDIGADLTDLFNSLTGYSRKETYRNLLVAPYGVRRGIIERIEREITATRDGGEGRIRLKANALVDEQVIDALYRASQAGVRVEVVVRGICALRPQVPGYSDNVAVRSILGRFLEHSRIIHFNAIDEFWIGSADMMHRNLDRRVEVMAHVKDRRLKTQLHDIFESAMDPATRCWELDMDGKWTASPQHGETVRDHQVSLMESRRHP, encoded by the coding sequence ATGACGGAAGCCGAGCTCCAGATCCGCGCCGAGAATGCAGGGTCGACGTCCAAGACCGCTTCGGCGGCACCGTCGGACGCCGACTCGACGCGACCGGCACGGCCGTTCTCGGCGGATTCGGCGCCGAAAGCGCCGCCGGCTGCGACATCGCCGACGGTCGAGGATGCGCTGCCCGAGGATCGCTATCTCAACCGTGAGTTGAGTTGGCTGGATTTCAATGCGCGGGTGCTGGCCCTTGCCGCCGATACCTCGCTGCCGTTGCTGGAGCGGGCCAAGTTCCTCGCGATCTTCGCGTCGAACCTCGACGAGTTCTACATGGTGCGCGTGGCGGGTCTCAAACGCCGCCACGAGATGGGCCTGTCGGTCCGTTCGGCCGATGGTCTGTCCCCGCGCGAACAACTGCGCCGGATCAGCGAACGCACTCAGCAGATCGCCGGCCGGCATGCGCACGTCTTCCTCGACTCGGTGCGTCCGGCGCTGGCCGACGAAGGCATCGTCATCGTGACGTGGTCCCAACTCGACGAAGACGAACGCACGCGGCTGTCCACATATTTTCACGAGCAGGTCTTCCCCGTGCTGACCCCGTTGGCGGTCGACCCGGCCCACCCGTTCCCGTTCGTGAGCGGGTTGAGCCTGAACCTGGCGATCACCGTCAAACATCCCGACGACGGCGGCCAGCACTTCGCCCGAATCAAGGTGCCCGACAACGTGGACCGGTTCGTCGAACTCGGCGGCCGCGAGGGCAGCCCCCACGTCGCGCGGTTCCTTCCGATGGAGGAACTGATCGCGGCATTCCTTCCGGTGCTGTTCCCGGGCATGGAGATCGTCGAGCATCACGCGTTCCGCATCACCCGCAACGCGGATTTCGAGGTCGAGGAAGACCGCGACGAGGACCTTCTACAGGCGCTGGAACGCGAACTGGCGCGGCGCCGATTCGGTTCGCCGGTGCGCCTGGAAGTGTCCGACGACATGACCGAGGGCATGCTCGAGTTGCTGTTGCGTGAGCTGGAAGTCGACACCGGCGACGTCATCGAAGTGCCGGGCCTGTTGGACCTCTCCGCGCTGTGGCAGGTCTACCGACTGGACCGCCCCGCCCTCAAGGACCGGCCGTTTGTGCCAGCGACACCGCCCGCGTTCGGCGAACGTGAGACGCCCAAGAGCATCTTCTCGACCTTGCGCGACGGCGACGTGCTGGTGCATCACCCATACGATTCGTTCTCCACGACGGTGCAACGGTTCATCGAGCAAGCCGCCGCCGACCCGAACGTATTGGCGATCAAACAGACGTTGTACCGCACCTCGGGTGACTCGCCAATCGTCAACTCGCTCATCGATGCCGCCGAAGCCGGTAAGCAGGTGGTGGCACTCGTCGAGATCAAGGCGCGCTTCGACGAACAGGCCAACATCAAGTGGGCCCGCACGCTGGAGCAGGCCGGCGTGCACGTGGTGTACGGGCTCGTCGGGCTGAAAACCCATTGCAAGACCGCGCTAGTGGTGCGCCGGGAGGGTTCGACGATCCGGCGCTACTGCCATATCGGCACCGGCAACTACAACAGCAAGACCGCCAGGCTGTACGAGGACATCGGCCTTCTGACCGCAGCACCCGACATCGGCGCGGATCTCACCGACCTGTTCAACTCGCTGACCGGTTACTCGCGCAAGGAGACGTACCGCAACCTGTTGGTCGCACCGTACGGCGTGCGCAGGGGAATCATCGAACGCATCGAACGCGAAATCACCGCCACCCGTGACGGTGGCGAGGGCCGGATCCGGCTGAAGGCCAACGCGTTGGTCGACGAGCAGGTGATCGACGCGCTCTACCGGGCATCGCAGGCCGGCGTGCGGGTTGAGGTCGTGGTGCGGGGTATCTGCGCGCTGCGGCCGCAGGTCCCGGGCTACTCCGACAACGTCGCGGTGCGCTCGATACTCGGCCGCTTCCTCGAGCACTCGCGAATCATTCACTTCAACGCCATCGACGAGTTCTGGATCGGCAGCGCCGACATGATGCATCGAAATCTGGACCGGCGGGTGGAAGTGATGGCGCACGTGAAGGATCGCCGTCTCAAGACCCAGCTGCACGACATATTCGAGTCCGCGATGGACCCCGCCACCCGCTGCTGGGAGCTGGACATGGACGGAAAATGGACGGCCTCGCCACAGCACGGTGAGACGGTGCGCGATCATCAGGTGTCGCTGATGGAAAGCCGCAGGCACCCCTGA
- a CDS encoding NUDIX hydrolase, with protein MPKETSDAVRGAATVYAAGAVLWRPNGDPAAPEIAIVHRPRYDDWSLPKGKLDPGETEPVTAVREVREETGYTAHLGRRLARVSYPVEEGIKKVRYWAARTVGGDFSPNAEVDELKWLPVTEAMKHLEYPHDRKVLRRFTKLPVDTKTVLIVRHGTAGSKSRYQGDDRKRPLDKRGRAQAESLVGVLLAFGADTLFAADRVRCEQTLGPLAEELATTIRREPLLTEEAYANDRKAARRRVLEIAGGDGVPVICTQGKVIPDLIQWWCERDGVRPDKSRNRKGSTWVMTLFDGRLIAADHIESPLATRK; from the coding sequence GTGCCGAAGGAGACCTCTGACGCCGTACGGGGCGCTGCGACCGTGTACGCCGCGGGCGCGGTGCTGTGGCGACCGAACGGTGATCCGGCGGCACCGGAGATCGCGATCGTGCACCGCCCCCGGTACGACGACTGGTCACTGCCCAAGGGCAAGCTCGACCCCGGCGAGACCGAACCGGTCACCGCGGTGCGCGAGGTCCGCGAAGAGACCGGGTACACCGCGCATCTGGGCCGTCGGCTCGCCCGCGTGAGCTATCCGGTAGAGGAGGGCATCAAAAAGGTGCGCTACTGGGCGGCGCGCACGGTGGGCGGCGACTTCAGCCCCAACGCCGAAGTCGACGAACTCAAGTGGTTACCCGTTACCGAGGCGATGAAACACCTGGAGTATCCGCACGACCGAAAGGTGCTGCGCCGCTTCACGAAGCTTCCGGTCGACACCAAGACCGTGCTGATCGTCCGGCACGGCACCGCGGGCAGCAAATCCCGCTACCAGGGCGACGACCGAAAACGCCCGCTGGACAAGCGCGGTCGCGCCCAGGCAGAGTCGCTGGTCGGAGTGCTGTTGGCATTCGGCGCCGACACGCTCTTCGCCGCCGACCGGGTGCGCTGTGAACAGACGTTGGGACCGCTTGCCGAGGAGTTGGCGACAACCATTCGCCGCGAACCGCTGTTGACCGAGGAAGCATATGCCAACGACCGCAAGGCCGCGCGGCGCCGTGTCCTCGAGATCGCCGGCGGCGACGGTGTCCCGGTGATCTGCACACAGGGCAAGGTGATTCCGGACTTGATCCAGTGGTGGTGCGAACGCGACGGCGTGCGCCCGGACAAGTCGCGCAACCGCAAGGGCAGCACCTGGGTGATGACGCTGTTCGACGGCAGGCTGATCGCCGCCGACCACATCGAAAGCCCGTTGGCCACCAGGAAGTAG
- a CDS encoding HU family DNA-binding protein, which yields MNKAELIDVLTEKLGTDRRQATAAVENVVDTIVRAVHKGDSVTITGFGVFEQRRRAARVARNPRTGETVKVKPTSVPAFRPGAQFKAVVSGAQRLPAEGPAVKRGVTAGTARKAAKKTAAKKTAKKSPAKKVAKKAPAKKAATKRTAAKKTAKKAPAKKAATKRTAAKKTAKKAPAKKAATKRTAAKKTAKKAPAKKAAAKRGRK from the coding sequence ATGAATAAAGCGGAGCTCATCGACGTACTCACGGAGAAATTGGGCACCGATCGTCGGCAGGCAACCGCTGCGGTGGAGAATGTCGTTGACACCATCGTGCGTGCGGTTCACAAGGGGGACAGCGTCACGATCACTGGCTTCGGCGTTTTCGAACAGCGCCGTCGTGCCGCCCGTGTCGCACGTAACCCACGCACAGGCGAGACCGTGAAGGTCAAGCCGACTTCGGTGCCGGCGTTCCGGCCTGGCGCACAGTTCAAGGCGGTTGTCTCTGGGGCACAGCGCCTCCCGGCGGAAGGACCTGCGGTGAAGCGTGGCGTGACGGCAGGCACGGCCCGTAAGGCGGCGAAGAAGACGGCGGCCAAGAAGACCGCCAAGAAGTCGCCTGCGAAGAAGGTCGCGAAGAAGGCACCGGCGAAGAAGGCCGCTACCAAGCGGACTGCTGCCAAGAAGACCGCGAAGAAGGCACCGGCCAAGAAGGCTGCCACCAAGCGGACTGCTGCCAAGAAGACCGCGAAGAAGGCACCGGCCAAGAAGGCTGCCACCAAGCGGACTGCTGCCAAGAAGACCGCGAAGAAGGCACCGGCCAAGAAGGCCGCAGCCAAGCGCGGCCGCAAGTAG
- the leuD gene encoding 3-isopropylmalate dehydratase small subunit: MEAFRTHTGIGVPLRRSNVDTDQIIPAVYLKRVTRTGFEDGLFAAWRNDPAFVLNLPPFDKGSVLVAGPDFGTGSSREHAVWALMDYGFRVVISSRFADIFRGNAGKSGLLAAEISQDDVEVLWKLIEQQPGLEITVNLQDRNIVAGTVMVPFTIDDYTAWRLLEGLDDIGLTLRKCDDIESYEARRPSWKPRTLPA, from the coding sequence ATGGAAGCCTTCCGCACTCACACCGGCATCGGGGTGCCGTTGCGCCGGTCCAACGTGGACACCGACCAGATCATCCCGGCGGTCTATCTGAAGCGGGTCACCCGAACGGGTTTCGAGGACGGGTTGTTCGCCGCCTGGCGCAACGACCCGGCTTTCGTGCTGAACCTGCCGCCCTTCGACAAGGGCTCGGTATTGGTCGCGGGCCCCGACTTCGGCACCGGCTCATCACGCGAGCATGCGGTGTGGGCGCTCATGGATTACGGATTCCGGGTCGTCATCTCATCGCGCTTCGCCGACATTTTTCGGGGCAATGCCGGCAAGTCCGGGCTCCTGGCGGCAGAAATTTCTCAGGATGATGTTGAAGTGTTGTGGAAGCTGATCGAGCAGCAGCCCGGACTGGAAATCACTGTAAATCTTCAAGATCGGAATATCGTCGCAGGAACGGTTATGGTGCCGTTCACGATTGACGATTACACCGCATGGCGACTGCTCGAAGGACTCGACGATATAGGGCTTACGCTGCGCAAATGCGATGACATCGAGTCGTATGAAGCGCGTCGGCCGAGTTGGAAACCGCGCACCCTTCCGGCGTGA